The region GCGGGAATCCGAGCTGCTGGCGATGATACGCCTCATAGCGCGGCGTCTTGAGATTGAAGGGCGTCTCGCCGCTGTCGCGTTGATTGAGGACGCGGCGGCGCTGGAAGGGGACGTAATCCTCACCGAAGTTGGCAAGGTACTCCTCGCTATCGACTAAATCGTCGATGAAACCCCGTACGCCTTTAGAGACAATAACAATCGACCAAGCAATCTTCTCGCGCTCGTTATAGATATCGCGACCTAACAAGCGCTGGACGCAGATTTCCACGAAGCGATAGTTGGTATTCGGCTCGTGATTCAGACGCCGGAATACATCCGAGCTAGCCAGCCCGCGCACGAATTCGCGTACGGTGAGCTGACCGAAGCGAAGCTGCGACTCAAGGAATGGTTGGCGGTTGCTTTTAAGGATTTGATGTTCGCCGAACACTTGGCGGTACGCCGCCCAGATGATGGCATCTACGTCAGATGCCGTTGTCATCGACGTATCTGCGCCCATCTGCATCCGCTCTTCGCTCCCGACCTCATAGCCATCAACTCGCTGGTTTTGGCAAGTCGGAGCGTAATTCAACAAAGGTATCGGCACGTGTGACCCTCCGCGTTGTTACGAAATTCTTAAAGAACTTAAGCCCGATTCTAATTTAACCGGGTAGCCAGCGGGTAGCAAATTGTCAAAGGCAATCCGACTTCCACTTGCTAAAGTGCGACGGGCAGATGCTCAGAGTGCTTGTATCAGAAGCGTTCGAGCCCTTGCTGCCGACCGTACTCCGCTCGCTAGCGAGCGCCCACTATATTAAGGATTGTTGCCAATTGCAACAATCCTTCAAGAATCTCGTTTTGCGCAAGTGCAGGACATTCTGGGGGAAGAGCACCGAGCGCACAAGTTACTTGCCATCCAAGCTGCAGCAAGTGGGGGATGTGGCAGTTCTCTATTGGATTGCGGAGGTTGCGCCTGGCAGTCGCTAACG is a window of Rubidibacter lacunae KORDI 51-2 DNA encoding:
- a CDS encoding phycobilisome rod-core linker polypeptide, encoding MPIPLLNYAPTCQNQRVDGYEVGSEERMQMGADTSMTTASDVDAIIWAAYRQVFGEHQILKSNRQPFLESQLRFGQLTVREFVRGLASSDVFRRLNHEPNTNYRFVEICVQRLLGRDIYNEREKIAWSIVIVSKGVRGFIDDLVDSEEYLANFGEDYVPFQRRRVLNQRDSGETPFNLKTPRYEAYHRQQLGFPQIVWQSTVRRFIPQEKQVRNGDPRQFLGVARGLASAKREGKTSVSAMNVDFLSKVPYRKAS